TCGGCCGCCGCCTTGAAGCGTTCGTATTCCTGCAAGCGACGGATCAGTTCGGCGCGCGGGTCATCTTCTTCGTCTTCGATGGTTTCGGCCCGCGGCAACAGCATCCGCGACTTGATCTCGGCCAGCATCGCGGCCATCACCAGGTACTCGGCGGCCAGTTCCAGGCGCACCGACTGCATCAGCTCGACATAGCCCATGTACTGGCGAGTGATTTCCGCCACGGGAATGTCGAGGATGTTGATGTTCTGCTTGCGGATCAGGTACAGCAGCAGGTCGAGGGGCCCCTCGAAGGCTTCGAGAAACACTTCGAGCGCATCCGGCGGGATGTACAGGTCCAGCGGCATTTCCATGACCGCCTGGCCATAGACCATGGCGAAGGGCAGCTCTTGCTGGGCGCCGGGCTGACTGTCGACAACGGGTTCTACTGCAGACATCTACGCCTCGGCCATGAACGGCGTAGGGTCGCCGCAACCGACGCGGATCACTTCCGGCTCGCCGTCGGCGAGGTTGATCACGGTGGACGCCTTGATCCCGCCGAAACCACCATCGATGATCAGGTCGACCTGATGCTCAAGCAATTGGCGCATTTCGTAAGGATCGCTCATCGGATCGGTGTCGCCGGGCATGATCAGGGTCACGCTCATCAAGGGCTCGCCGAGCTCTTCCAGCAGCGCCAGGGCAATCGGATGACTCGGCACCCGCAGGCCGATGGTGCGTTTTTTCGGGTGCAACAACAGCCGCGGGACTTCGCGGGTGGCGTTGAGAATGAAGGTGTAAGGCCCCGGCAGGTGCGCCTTGAGCAAGCGGAAGGTGCCCGTGTCGATCTTGGCGAACACCCCCAGTTGCGACAGGTCGCTGCAAATCAGCGCGAAGTTGTGCTTTTCATCCAGCCCACGCAAACGGCGCACGCGATCCACGGCATTCTTGTCGCCGATCTGGCAACCAATGGCGTAGGACGAGTCTGTGGGATAAATCACCACCCCGCCGCCGCGGATGATTTCGACAGCCTGTTTGATCAGGCGCGCTTGCGGGTTCTCCGGATGAATCTGGAAAAATTGACTCACATTCTCTACCTGTTCAGACGGCGGCAATAATTGGGTCATGTTTGAATCGACACCACAGTGGTGGCAGATCCTCCGGGAGCGGGCGGTACTCGCCGATCTCGGACCAGCCTCCAGGGCCATGAAAATCACTGCCGGCGCTGACCAGCAGACCGAACTCGCGGGCAAGAATCGCCAGGCTGCCCACTTGCTCGGCGGGCTGATGGCCATTGACCACTTCAATTGCGTGGCCCCCGGCTTGAATATAGTCAGAAATCAGGCGGCGACGCTTGCTGCGAGTGAAATCGTAGTGCCACGGATGCGCCAGGCTGACCCAGGCTTTCGCGGCTCGCAGCGTTTCGACCGTGTCTTCCAGGGTCGGCCAATGCTGCTTGACGTCGCCCAGCTTGCCGGCGCCCAGCCATTTACGGAACGCTTCAGCGCGATCCTTGACGAAACCTTCACGCACCATCCAGTCGGCGAAATGCGGACGGGCCGGCGCATTGCCGCTGTCGCCCAGTTCCTGCTGGATCGCCCGGGCACCTTCCAGCGCGCCGGGCATGCCTTTCAATGCCAGCTTGCGGCTTATTTCTTCGGACCGTAGCCAGCGGCCATCGTGCAATTTGGCGATCGCCTCGACCAACGGTTCGGCATTGACATCAAATCCGTAGCCGAGCACATGAATGGTCGCGCCGCCCCAGGTGCAGGACAATTCGACGCCGTTGACCAGTTGCATCCCCAGCGAGGTCGCCGCACTGCGGGCCTCATCGAGGCCCTCGAGGGTGTCGTGATCGGTCAAGGCCAGGACTCGCACGCCTTTCTCGAACGCACGCGCCACCAGGACAGCAGGCGCGAGAGCGCCATCGGAGGCAGTGCTATGGCAGTGCAAATCAACATTCACGGGGATGTGTTACCTCAAATCAGCTGGCGCTATCGCGCGCCCATATGTTTGTTATTATGCCGCCACATCCTGCTTCTGGCTGCCACTGTGAAACAATTCATCGATTTCATCCCGCTCCTGCTGTTTTTCATCGTTTTCAAAATTGATCCACGGGTCGTCGACATCGGCGGTCATCAACTGACTGTAGGCGGTATTTACAGCGCCACCGCGATGCTGATCATCAGCTCCCTGGTGGTTTACGGTGCGCTGTTCATCAAGCAGCGCAAGCTGGAAAAGAGCCAATGGCTGACCCTCATCGCCTGCCTGGTCTTCGGTAGCCTGACCCTGGCGTTCCACAGCGAAACCTTCCTGAAGTGGAAAGCGCCGGTGGTCAACTGGCTGTTCGCCCTGGCGTTCATTGGCAGCCACTTCATCGGCGAGCAACTGCTGATCAAGCGCATCATGGGCCACGCACTGACCCTGCCGGACCAGGTCTGGACGCGACTGAACATCGCCTGGATCGGCTTTTTCCTGTTTTGCGGTGCTGCCAACCTGTTCGTCGCGTTCACGTTCCAGAGCTACTGGGTCGACTTCAAAGTCTTCGGCAGCCTGGGCATGACGTTGCTGTTCCTGGTCGCACAGGGCATTTACCTGTCCCGCCACCTGCACGACGCCGATACCACCACGCCAAAAACCGAGGACTGACATGCTTTACGCAATCATTGCCACAGACGTCGCCAACTCCCTGGAAGCCCGCCTGGCCGCACGGCCTGCCCACCTTGAGCGCCTGCAAGTGCTCAAGGGCGAAGGTCGTATCGTATTGGCCGGCCCGCACCCGGCGGTCGACAGCAATGATCCGGGCGCGGCGGGTTTCACCGGCAGCCTGATCGTCGCCGAGTTCGATTCCCTGAGCGCAGCCCAGGCCTGGGCAGATGCGGATCCGTACATCGCCGCGGGCGTCTACGCCAACGTTTCGGTCAAGCCGTTCAAGCAAGTCCTGCCGTAAATCGCGCCCGCGCGATGAACCTTGCCGGTTCATCGCGCGCTCAACGCTCATTATTCTCGTTCGCCGGCCGACAACCTGCCCAATACTCGTATTGGAATCAGGAGTGGCGATGCGCAAAGGTCCGTTGTGTCTGATGTTGGTGACGTTGTCGATGGTAGCGCCGGCCCATGGTGAAGAAAGCGCCGAGGGCGGCAGTACGACGCCGCTGTCGCTGAGCGCCGGCAGCCAGATCACCGAGTTGCAGCAGCGCTTGAAGGTAAGCGAGCAGCAACGAGAAGAACTGAGCAAACAACTGCAAAATACCGACAGTGAACGCGAAAGCGCTCAGCTGGGCCGGTTGCGCCAAGAGAACCAGCGCCTCAAGCTGCAACTCAAGGAAGCCCAGGCGAGCAATCCGCTGCCACGTCTG
This region of Pseudomonas mandelii genomic DNA includes:
- a CDS encoding segregation and condensation protein A codes for the protein MSAVEPVVDSQPGAQQELPFAMVYGQAVMEMPLDLYIPPDALEVFLEAFEGPLDLLLYLIRKQNINILDIPVAEITRQYMGYVELMQSVRLELAAEYLVMAAMLAEIKSRMLLPRAETIEDEEDDPRAELIRRLQEYERFKAAAEGIDGLTRVGRDVVVPKLDAPEARARKLLPDVRLSELLLSMAEVLRRGDMFESHQVSREALSTRERMSDVLDRLKGGGFVPFVELFTAEEGRLGVVVTFMAILELVKESLVELVQNEPFAAIHVRARAE
- a CDS encoding L-threonylcarbamoyladenylate synthase, with the translated sequence MSQFFQIHPENPQARLIKQAVEIIRGGGVVIYPTDSSYAIGCQIGDKNAVDRVRRLRGLDEKHNFALICSDLSQLGVFAKIDTGTFRLLKAHLPGPYTFILNATREVPRLLLHPKKRTIGLRVPSHPIALALLEELGEPLMSVTLIMPGDTDPMSDPYEMRQLLEHQVDLIIDGGFGGIKASTVINLADGEPEVIRVGCGDPTPFMAEA
- a CDS encoding PHP domain-containing protein, which codes for MNVDLHCHSTASDGALAPAVLVARAFEKGVRVLALTDHDTLEGLDEARSAATSLGMQLVNGVELSCTWGGATIHVLGYGFDVNAEPLVEAIAKLHDGRWLRSEEISRKLALKGMPGALEGARAIQQELGDSGNAPARPHFADWMVREGFVKDRAEAFRKWLGAGKLGDVKQHWPTLEDTVETLRAAKAWVSLAHPWHYDFTRSKRRRLISDYIQAGGHAIEVVNGHQPAEQVGSLAILAREFGLLVSAGSDFHGPGGWSEIGEYRPLPEDLPPLWCRFKHDPIIAAV
- a CDS encoding septation protein A, whose amino-acid sequence is MKQFIDFIPLLLFFIVFKIDPRVVDIGGHQLTVGGIYSATAMLIISSLVVYGALFIKQRKLEKSQWLTLIACLVFGSLTLAFHSETFLKWKAPVVNWLFALAFIGSHFIGEQLLIKRIMGHALTLPDQVWTRLNIAWIGFFLFCGAANLFVAFTFQSYWVDFKVFGSLGMTLLFLVAQGIYLSRHLHDADTTTPKTED
- a CDS encoding YciI family protein — translated: MLYAIIATDVANSLEARLAARPAHLERLQVLKGEGRIVLAGPHPAVDSNDPGAAGFTGSLIVAEFDSLSAAQAWADADPYIAAGVYANVSVKPFKQVLP
- a CDS encoding translation initiation factor 2, whose protein sequence is MRKGPLCLMLVTLSMVAPAHGEESAEGGSTTPLSLSAGSQITELQQRLKVSEQQREELSKQLQNTDSERESAQLGRLRQENQRLKLQLKEAQASNPLPRLLTDQQQWFVIGGGVALLALLCGIFASGATRKRRQWLN